Genomic DNA from Gimesia aquarii:
CCTGACGTTAACGAGCCAATTGACCCTGACACTTATAAAGAAGCCTATGAAGAGCGAATCCAAAAAACGGGAGTTCCCTTCTGGCCGGTCGCGATGTGGCGCGACGTGCTTTTTTCGACGCTCATCGTCGGCGTCATCATGGCCTGTTCTATTTTTCTGGGACCTCCCGCGCTAGATCCTCCGCCTAACCCCAGTAGTATCAACGCGAATCCCCTGCCGGACTGGTACTTCTTGTGGTATTTCGCAGTGCTCTCGCTACTCCCTCCTCAACTTGAGACTTGGGTGATTCTGGGAGTTCCCGTTGTCGGTTTCATCGTCTTATTCTTTTTGCCGCTGATCTCAAATAAAGGACACCGCGCTCCTTCGAAACGTCCCTGGGCGGGGGGCGCTGTCATTTTCATCTCGATGGCATTCATTGTGCTTACGATTTATGGATATAAAAAACCGTGGTCGCCCGATTTTGATGTAAAAGAACTACCCGCTTCTGTCGTCGGTACCGATAAGGGACCTCTCGCAGAAGGGGCCAAGCTGATGCATATCAAAGGTTGTCTGTATTGCCATGACATTGGTGGATATGGAGGCCATCGTGGACCGGAATTGACAGAGATTGGAAAACTTCTGACTCGTGATGACATTATCATTCGCATCAATAATGGTGGCCATAATATGCCTGCGTTTGCAAGTTCCATGTCGTCTGTTGAGCTAAACCTGATTGTTGATTTTCTGTTAACACGCGGTGTCACTCCGGAAGAGGACGTACCCAAAAACCCAACTCAGTAAATCACTTGATCTGTTCGTCATTCAATCTATTTCTTATCACTTTTGTCATTGTCCCTGATTGGTGTATTCAATGAGATATTTGGTTTACATTCTGACGATCATCTTAACAGTTTTAAGCCTGATTCTGGGCCTCGCAGTAGATCATGATTTTTTCTGGTCGTTACTCATGCTGATTCCCTTAGCCTTACTTGGCACCTGGGACCTGGTCCAAACACGTCATAGCATCACACGCAACTATCCGATCATTGCACATCTGCGTTTTCTCTTTGAAATGATCCGCCCCGAAATTCACCAGTACTTTGTCGAAAGCAACATCGACGGCCGCCCTTTTAATAACGATGAGCGATCGCTCATCTACGAACGCGCGAAAAACATTGACGGGTTGAAACCGTTTGGGACAGAGTTGGATATCTATGGTGATGAGTACGAATGGCTCAATCATTCCATGGCACCGCGTCCTAAATCGAAAGAGTTATTCCGTACCACAGTCGGCGGTCCTGAATGCAAACAACCCTACTCCTGTTCTATTCTCAATATTTCAGCCATGAGTTTTGGAGCACTCAGTCCGAATGCGTTATTGGCTTTGAATGCAGGAGCAAAAAGGGGCGGATTCTACCACTGCACAGGTGAAGGTGGAGTGAGTCCCTATCATCTAAAGAATGGTGGCGATCTTGTCTGGCAAATCGGTACAGGCTATTTTGGTTGTCGAAATAACGATGGAACGTTCAATCCCGACTTATTCCAAGAACAGGCCAGCCACGATGCTGTGAAAATGATCGAAATTAAACTCTCACAAGGCGCAAAACCAGGACATGGCGGCGTGTTGCC
This window encodes:
- a CDS encoding cytochrome b N-terminal domain-containing protein, producing MSNNSLKRTWNWIDNRIGFTDYIVPLMVHLVPDNARWWYIFGSATLCAFIVQVVTGIGLAMAYVPGGEDTYESLKYITDIAPLGSLVRGMHYYGASAMVMLAVIHMVQVFMHATYKYPREMNWMSGVVLLFVVLGMAFTGQLLRWDANGVWSVTVAAEMAGRTPYIGPTLAHFMLGGETVGGSTITRFFAMHVFIMPAIIIAGIGLHMLLIMRHGISEMPDVNEPIDPDTYKEAYEERIQKTGVPFWPVAMWRDVLFSTLIVGVIMACSIFLGPPALDPPPNPSSINANPLPDWYFLWYFAVLSLLPPQLETWVILGVPVVGFIVLFFLPLISNKGHRAPSKRPWAGGAVIFISMAFIVLTIYGYKKPWSPDFDVKELPASVVGTDKGPLAEGAKLMHIKGCLYCHDIGGYGGHRGPELTEIGKLLTRDDIIIRINNGGHNMPAFASSMSSVELNLIVDFLLTRGVTPEEDVPKNPTQ